A DNA window from Deltaproteobacteria bacterium contains the following coding sequences:
- a CDS encoding tripartite tricarboxylate transporter TctB family protein translates to MTLERAIALVFVLICLIYGYTAFVVMEASILPFERNLAFLPNVLPKWLSVLGVLVGLAVLIQSGSGTGGQTADDDIDIGNLRQYKLGQAVLLLVLMIVYALLLRPVGFLTTTTLFLILGAMILGERRYVLLVPVALLSAFLIWYLVQEVLGIFLRPWPWFL, encoded by the coding sequence ATGACCCTCGAACGCGCGATCGCCCTTGTTTTCGTCCTCATTTGCCTGATCTACGGGTACACGGCCTTCGTGGTCATGGAGGCCTCGATCCTTCCATTCGAGCGCAACCTGGCGTTCCTGCCCAACGTGCTCCCCAAGTGGTTGAGCGTCCTCGGCGTGCTGGTGGGGCTCGCGGTGCTGATCCAGTCCGGTTCCGGAACCGGCGGCCAGACCGCCGACGACGACATCGATATCGGCAACCTCCGGCAGTACAAGCTCGGGCAGGCGGTGCTGCTGCTGGTGCTCATGATCGTCTATGCCCTGCTGCTCAGACCCGTGGGCTTCCTGACCACGACAACGCTCTTTCTGATTCTCGGGGCGATGATACTGGGCGAGCGGCGCTACGTCCTGCTCGTTCCGGTCGCCCTGCTCTCGGCGTTCCTGATCTGGTACCTGGTGCAGGAAGTGCTCGGCATCTTCCTCCGCCCCTGGCCCTGGTTTCTTTAG
- a CDS encoding tripartite tricarboxylate transporter permease has product MVEGILAGLSTAFSIQNLLMVVAGCLIGTLIGMLPGLGPMSIIAIMIPIAIQIGDPAAALILLAGVYYGAIFGGSTSSILINAPGVAGTVATAFDGYPLARQGQAGKALTVAAIGSFSGGTIGAILLMGFAPGLATVALLFHSAEYFALMVVGLAAIAAFAGSGQVAKALMMTVLGVMLATVGESALFNAPRFTFGVYDLQSGISFITLAMALFALPEALYLVLNPKRSERSGDDGGKIANLRITRDEAKEIAPVIGRQSLQGFFIGVMPGAGATIASFLGYAVERNIAKGEDRAKFGKGSIKGLAAPETANNAACTGSFVPLLTLGIPGSGTTAILLGALIALNVAPGPRLMVDNPSIFWAVIISMYLGNVVLLILNLPLIPYIAKLLEIPRNYLIPFILFFTMMGSYIGQNNATELLLLTGMGLVATIMRMAGYPLAPMLIGFILGPLLENNFARAMNLTDGISFIWQRPMTLALLFFAVILIFLPSIRAGFARLKGDEAAQGD; this is encoded by the coding sequence ATGGTTGAAGGAATCCTCGCCGGTCTGTCGACCGCCTTCAGCATTCAGAACCTCCTCATGGTCGTCGCCGGGTGCCTCATCGGCACCCTGATCGGCATGCTGCCCGGCCTCGGGCCCATGTCCATCATCGCCATCATGATCCCCATCGCCATACAGATCGGCGACCCCGCCGCGGCGCTGATCCTGCTGGCGGGCGTGTACTACGGCGCCATCTTCGGCGGCTCCACTTCCTCCATCCTCATCAACGCGCCCGGAGTGGCCGGCACCGTCGCCACGGCGTTCGACGGCTACCCCCTGGCGCGGCAGGGACAGGCCGGCAAGGCGCTCACCGTCGCGGCCATCGGGTCTTTCTCCGGGGGCACCATCGGCGCCATCCTGCTCATGGGGTTCGCGCCGGGACTGGCCACCGTGGCCCTGTTGTTCCACTCCGCCGAGTACTTCGCGCTGATGGTGGTGGGGCTTGCCGCCATCGCCGCTTTCGCGGGCTCCGGCCAGGTGGCCAAGGCGCTGATGATGACGGTCCTGGGGGTGATGCTGGCGACCGTGGGCGAAAGCGCGCTGTTCAACGCGCCGCGCTTCACCTTCGGCGTCTACGACCTTCAGAGCGGCATCAGCTTCATCACCCTCGCCATGGCCCTGTTCGCCCTGCCGGAGGCCCTGTACCTGGTGCTCAACCCGAAACGCTCGGAACGGAGCGGCGACGACGGCGGCAAGATCGCGAACCTGCGGATCACGCGCGACGAGGCGAAGGAGATCGCCCCCGTCATCGGCCGCCAATCGCTCCAGGGTTTCTTCATCGGGGTGATGCCCGGCGCGGGTGCCACCATCGCGTCGTTTCTCGGCTACGCGGTGGAACGCAACATCGCCAAGGGGGAGGACCGGGCCAAGTTCGGCAAGGGCTCCATCAAGGGACTCGCGGCGCCGGAGACCGCCAACAACGCGGCCTGCACCGGCTCCTTCGTGCCGCTGCTCACCCTGGGCATTCCCGGGTCCGGCACCACCGCCATCCTGCTGGGCGCCCTCATCGCCCTCAACGTGGCGCCGGGACCGCGCCTGATGGTGGACAATCCCTCCATCTTCTGGGCGGTGATCATCTCCATGTACCTCGGCAACGTGGTGCTGCTGATCCTCAACCTGCCGCTCATCCCGTACATCGCCAAGCTGCTGGAGATCCCGCGCAACTACCTGATCCCGTTCATCCTGTTCTTCACCATGATGGGCAGCTACATCGGCCAGAACAACGCCACCGAGCTGCTGCTGCTCACCGGCATGGGGCTCGTGGCCACCATCATGCGCATGGCCGGCTACCCGCTGGCGCCGATGCTCATCGGCTTCATCCTCGGACCGCTGCTGGAGAACAACTTCGCGCGCGCCATGAACCTCACCGACGGCATCAGCTTCATATGGCAGCGGCCCATGACCCTGGCATTGCTGTTCTTCGCCGTCATCCTGATCTTCCTGCCGTCCATCCGCGCCGGGTTCGCGCGGCTCAAGGGAGATGAAGCCGCACAGGGGGATTGA
- a CDS encoding methionine synthase: MNAETGLHTLRAEHIGSLVHPDPLREVFERHDRYEAGDDELQRAQDEAIQEIIRKQEAVGLQVVGDGELRRRNFQESFSACVSGFDVPRESIRFYVHENVNTTPLERAEQDFNAAGPAIVTRRKAVARLSLTRNLPLEEYRFASGVTSRVVKPTLIGPDRIAQRFKWEDSRSVYPGGLDEFIDDVVRIERRMIADLVAAGCRYIQIDAPGYTAYVDQVSLDRMRSRGEDPDENLDRSIRADNALIDGFPGVTFGIHLCRGNARTHDPVTGELVPQWHREGHYDAIAERLFNGLRHHRFLLEYDSERAGSFEPLRFVPAGKTVVLGLVTTKSARLESVDELRKRVDEAGRRCPLEQLALSPQCGFASGLYHESLSEDDQWRKLERIVETAAAIWGAA; the protein is encoded by the coding sequence ATGAACGCTGAGACGGGTTTGCACACCCTTCGGGCGGAGCACATCGGCAGCCTGGTCCACCCCGACCCCTTGCGCGAGGTCTTTGAACGGCACGACCGGTACGAGGCCGGCGACGATGAGTTGCAACGGGCTCAGGACGAGGCCATCCAGGAAATCATCCGAAAGCAGGAAGCGGTAGGGCTGCAAGTCGTGGGCGACGGCGAGTTGCGGCGGCGCAACTTCCAGGAAAGCTTCTCCGCGTGCGTCTCGGGCTTCGATGTCCCTCGGGAATCCATCCGCTTCTACGTCCACGAGAACGTCAACACGACGCCCCTGGAACGCGCCGAGCAGGACTTCAATGCCGCGGGACCGGCCATCGTCACGCGGCGCAAGGCCGTTGCCAGACTGAGCCTGACGCGCAATCTGCCGCTGGAGGAGTACCGGTTCGCCAGCGGCGTCACCAGCCGCGTGGTCAAGCCCACGCTCATCGGCCCGGACCGCATCGCCCAACGGTTCAAGTGGGAAGACTCCCGGTCCGTCTACCCCGGCGGCCTGGACGAGTTCATCGACGACGTGGTGCGTATCGAGCGGCGCATGATCGCGGACCTGGTGGCGGCGGGCTGCCGCTACATCCAGATCGACGCGCCAGGCTACACCGCCTACGTGGACCAGGTCTCGCTGGACCGGATGCGCTCCCGCGGCGAGGACCCGGACGAGAACCTCGATCGGTCCATCCGCGCGGACAACGCCCTCATCGACGGCTTCCCGGGGGTGACCTTCGGCATCCACCTGTGCCGGGGAAACGCCCGCACCCACGACCCCGTGACCGGCGAGCTGGTGCCGCAGTGGCACCGGGAGGGGCACTACGACGCCATTGCCGAGCGCCTCTTCAACGGCCTGCGGCACCACCGCTTCCTGCTGGAATACGACAGCGAGCGCGCGGGCTCCTTCGAGCCGCTCCGGTTCGTTCCCGCGGGCAAGACTGTCGTGCTCGGGCTGGTCACCACCAAGAGCGCCCGGCTCGAAAGCGTCGACGAGCTGAGAAAACGCGTGGACGAAGCAGGCCGGCGCTGCCCGCTGGAGCAACTCGCCCTGAGCCCGCAATGCGGCTTCGCCAGCGGCCTCTACCACGAATCCCTGAGCGAGGACGACCAGTGGCGCAAGCTCGAGCGGATCGTGGAGACGGCTGCGGCGATATGGGGTGCGGCGTAG
- a CDS encoding SDR family NAD(P)-dependent oxidoreductase, whose amino-acid sequence MADRPLEGTVALVTGAGSPIGFGRRMTFALTAAGARVAMMDVSEEWVNRTADEVRAVAGQDSVLPIVESVSSWESAARAVNTAISDLGGLDILVNNAGTNPRNVGLTSEFREKCWEVSPEAWLRVFGVNCAGPFYMVRAAVGHMIEKGWGRIIGVTTSLDTMYRAYGSPYGPSKAGHEAFMATLCQELEGTGVTANILVPGGPANTNLIPQDAPYDRDQLIQPPVMEKPVVWLASEASDGINGRRFIAYHWDESLPLEERLSKASAPCAWPQAGQAAIAPGR is encoded by the coding sequence ATGGCTGACAGACCTTTGGAAGGAACAGTGGCGTTGGTGACCGGGGCCGGCAGCCCCATCGGGTTCGGCCGGCGCATGACGTTCGCGCTCACCGCGGCGGGGGCGCGTGTGGCCATGATGGACGTGAGCGAGGAGTGGGTCAACCGCACGGCCGACGAGGTGCGCGCCGTGGCCGGTCAGGACAGCGTCCTGCCCATCGTGGAGAGCGTGAGCAGTTGGGAGAGCGCGGCGCGGGCGGTGAACACCGCCATCTCCGACCTGGGCGGCCTGGACATCCTCGTCAACAACGCCGGAACCAATCCGCGCAACGTCGGCCTGACCTCCGAGTTTCGCGAAAAGTGCTGGGAGGTCTCGCCCGAGGCCTGGCTGCGGGTCTTCGGCGTGAACTGCGCCGGTCCCTTCTACATGGTGCGCGCCGCCGTGGGGCACATGATCGAGAAGGGCTGGGGCCGCATCATCGGCGTCACCACCAGCCTGGACACCATGTACCGGGCCTACGGCTCACCCTACGGGCCGTCCAAGGCGGGCCACGAAGCCTTCATGGCGACGTTGTGCCAGGAGTTGGAGGGAACCGGGGTTACCGCTAACATCCTGGTGCCGGGCGGGCCGGCCAACACCAACCTGATCCCCCAGGACGCCCCCTACGACCGGGACCAGTTGATCCAGCCGCCGGTCATGGAGAAGCCGGTGGTGTGGCTTGCGTCGGAGGCGTCCGACGGCATCAACGGCCGGCGCTTCATCGCCTACCACTGGGACGAGAGCCTGCCGCTGGAGGAGCGCCTGTCCAAGGCGAGCGCGCCGTGCGCGTGGCCGCAGGCGGGGCAGGCCGCCATCGCGCCGGGGCGGTAG
- a CDS encoding D-alanyl-D-alanine carboxypeptidase, translating to MHGLIWLAFLAVHLLAALAAAAELPLQSLARKEIGADHGVFVRGENGKVLAALNSTRPYHPASVTKVATTLAFLSKLRPDRRFRTTFLAAGAVTGGTLHGDLLVQAEGDPYFLFANAFRVLLRLRDKGIRGVNGAIRVKGPFYFDWTPDPAGRRLKRVWTGRLGAESWPVVTRALFPGASIPLSEHKLRFGDAMAGKRGEPHPPRPLVVHASPPLLRHLKDFNSYSNDNFHEFSYRIGGPEEVQRILRASVAGVPRSSIVIDNAAGDGRNNQMSPRAVVAMFEALERTLGTRGLSFSDVLPVAGVDPGTLEDRLGAPRYRGAMVGKSGTVRVLRISTLAGVAYTRKYGRTFFAIMTRAVPLWVARERQNAFLRRLLDAGGPWPLPAGAAPPPAFMEARLEPPE from the coding sequence ATGCACGGACTCATCTGGCTCGCATTCCTGGCTGTTCACCTCTTGGCTGCGTTGGCAGCCGCGGCCGAGTTGCCGCTTCAATCGCTGGCTCGCAAGGAGATAGGGGCCGACCACGGGGTTTTCGTGCGAGGAGAGAACGGCAAGGTCCTGGCGGCGTTGAACTCCACGCGTCCGTACCATCCCGCATCGGTCACCAAGGTCGCCACCACGCTGGCGTTCCTCTCGAAGCTCCGCCCGGACCGGCGCTTTCGGACGACGTTTCTCGCCGCGGGCGCGGTGACCGGCGGGACCCTCCACGGCGATCTCCTCGTGCAGGCGGAGGGCGATCCGTACTTCCTGTTCGCCAACGCGTTTCGGGTGCTGTTGAGGCTCCGGGACAAGGGCATCCGCGGGGTGAACGGAGCCATCCGCGTGAAGGGGCCGTTCTACTTCGACTGGACCCCCGACCCCGCCGGGCGCAGGCTCAAGCGTGTATGGACGGGCCGTCTGGGCGCCGAGAGTTGGCCGGTGGTGACCCGTGCCCTCTTCCCCGGCGCATCCATACCGTTGAGTGAACACAAACTCCGGTTCGGGGACGCTATGGCCGGAAAGCGGGGCGAGCCGCATCCACCGCGTCCGCTCGTGGTGCATGCGTCGCCGCCGCTACTGCGCCATCTCAAGGACTTCAACAGCTACTCCAACGACAACTTCCACGAGTTCTCCTATCGGATCGGCGGCCCCGAAGAGGTGCAACGCATCCTGCGGGCAAGCGTTGCCGGCGTGCCCCGTTCGTCGATCGTCATCGACAACGCCGCGGGGGACGGACGCAACAACCAGATGAGCCCGCGCGCCGTGGTGGCCATGTTCGAGGCCCTGGAACGGACTCTCGGGACGCGCGGCCTGTCCTTCTCCGACGTGCTTCCGGTGGCTGGCGTGGATCCCGGAACCCTTGAGGATCGGCTGGGGGCGCCACGCTATCGCGGAGCGATGGTGGGCAAGTCGGGCACCGTGCGCGTGCTGCGGATCTCGACTTTGGCCGGGGTGGCGTACACACGGAAGTACGGGCGTACGTTCTTCGCCATCATGACCCGTGCCGTGCCGCTGTGGGTCGCCCGGGAGCGTCAGAACGCTTTCCTCCGGAGGCTGCTCGATGCAGGTGGCCCATGGCCCTTGCCGGCCGGAGCGGCGCCGCCTCCCGCGTTCATGGAGGCAAGGCTGGAACCGCCGGAGTAG
- a CDS encoding glutathione S-transferase family protein, with amino-acid sequence MGVLIEGKWHEDGQVQTDSRGSFVRDDSVFRNWVTADGAAGTTGEGGFNAEPGRYHLFVSPSCPWAHRAMILRKLKHLEDVVSMSSADRPKSAGWSYSRGIDDLAPSDDGVFRLHQVYTAAKADYSGKVTVPTLWDRQRRTIVNNESSEIIRMFNSAFDGLTDVRDDYYPDELRAEIDRINDFVYEHVNNGVYRAGFAKSQEAYEEAVKKVFHGLDTMEGWLAERRYLTGARVTEADWRAFPTLLRFDLVYHGHFKCNLRRVQDYPNLSGYLRELYQWPGVRETCDLHKIKAGYYGSQSHVNPTGIVPLGPAMDHLEEPHGREMLPAAG; translated from the coding sequence ATGGGTGTTCTGATCGAAGGCAAGTGGCACGAGGACGGGCAGGTACAGACCGACTCCCGCGGCAGCTTCGTGCGCGACGACTCGGTCTTCCGCAACTGGGTGACCGCGGACGGCGCCGCGGGAACCACCGGCGAGGGAGGGTTCAACGCGGAGCCCGGGCGCTACCACCTGTTCGTCTCGCCCTCCTGCCCGTGGGCGCACCGGGCCATGATCCTGCGCAAGCTCAAGCACCTGGAGGACGTGGTCTCCATGTCCAGCGCGGACCGGCCGAAGTCGGCGGGCTGGTCCTATTCGCGCGGCATCGACGACCTTGCCCCCAGCGACGACGGCGTCTTCCGGCTGCACCAGGTCTACACCGCCGCCAAGGCCGACTACAGCGGCAAGGTCACGGTGCCGACGTTGTGGGACCGCCAACGCCGCACCATCGTCAACAACGAGTCGTCCGAGATCATCCGCATGTTCAACTCGGCCTTCGACGGCCTCACCGATGTCCGGGACGACTACTACCCGGACGAACTGCGCGCGGAGATCGACCGCATCAACGACTTCGTCTACGAGCACGTGAACAACGGCGTGTACCGCGCGGGCTTCGCCAAGTCGCAGGAGGCGTACGAGGAGGCGGTGAAGAAGGTCTTCCACGGCCTCGACACCATGGAGGGGTGGCTGGCCGAGCGCCGCTACCTGACCGGCGCGCGCGTCACCGAGGCCGACTGGCGCGCGTTCCCCACGCTGCTGCGCTTCGACCTGGTCTACCACGGCCACTTCAAGTGCAACCTCCGCCGCGTCCAGGACTACCCCAACCTGAGCGGCTACCTGCGCGAACTGTACCAGTGGCCGGGGGTCCGGGAGACCTGCGACCTCCACAAGATCAAGGCGGGCTACTACGGCAGCCAGTCCCACGTGAACCCCACCGGCATCGTCCCGCTGGGACCGGCCATGGATCACCTGGAGGAGCCGCACGGGCGGGAGATGCTGCCGGCGGCAGGCTGA
- a CDS encoding isochorismatase family protein: MSERVWDRYLSEQDKAHVAMRPSKPIGFGKRPALLLIDLYRWVFGDKPQPVLEAIKDWPGSCGMAAWDSVPHIQRLLRTAREVGIPIIHISGLPEAGVDEWSFRRDGGTANLSPEALERRRTKFDIIDEVAPQPGEAVLRKLSPSAFWGTPLMAHLNQHGIDTVIACGESTSGCVRASVVDGCTYRFRMVVAEECVFDRHEACHAINLFDMNQKYADVLPLDDIVQYLHAWRAERPAEA; this comes from the coding sequence ATGAGTGAACGCGTATGGGATCGCTACCTCTCGGAACAGGACAAGGCGCACGTGGCCATGAGGCCGTCCAAGCCCATCGGCTTCGGCAAGAGGCCCGCACTGCTGCTCATCGACCTCTACCGCTGGGTGTTCGGCGACAAGCCCCAACCCGTGCTGGAGGCCATCAAGGACTGGCCCGGGAGCTGCGGCATGGCGGCGTGGGACTCCGTCCCCCACATCCAGCGGCTGCTGCGCACCGCGCGCGAGGTGGGCATCCCCATCATCCACATCTCGGGCCTGCCCGAGGCCGGCGTGGACGAGTGGTCCTTCCGGCGCGACGGAGGAACCGCCAACCTGTCGCCGGAAGCCCTGGAGCGGCGGCGCACCAAGTTCGACATCATCGACGAGGTAGCGCCGCAACCCGGCGAGGCGGTGCTGCGCAAGCTCTCGCCCAGCGCCTTCTGGGGCACGCCGCTGATGGCGCACCTGAACCAGCACGGCATCGACACCGTCATCGCCTGCGGCGAGAGCACCAGCGGCTGCGTCCGCGCCAGCGTGGTGGACGGCTGCACCTACCGCTTCCGCATGGTGGTGGCCGAGGAGTGCGTGTTCGACCGCCACGAGGCCTGCCACGCCATCAACCTGTTCGACATGAACCAGAAGTACGCCGACGTGCTGCCGCTCGACGACATCGTGCAGTACCTGCACGCGTGGCGCGCGGAACGGCCGGCGGAGGCGTAG